The genomic interval ATTATGGTTTTGGCTGAAGATTTAGTGCCTGGAACTCCAGCTTCTGAAGTTTTTCAAATAGCGAATGATGAAGTTTTCGAAATCGGATTGACACCAAACCGTGCCGATGCAATGAGTCATTTTGGAACTGCACGTGATTTAAGAGCTGGGATGTTGCAACGAGGTGTAAACATAGAATTGATTACGCCTTCAGTAAGCAATTTTAGAGTGGATATGCGTACACTTAAAATTGACGTAAATGTTGAAGACAATCATTTAGCCCCAAGATATTGCGGTGTAACTATTTCTGGAATTTCTGTGCACGAATCTCCAAACTGGCTAAAAGACCGTTTAAAAGCTATTGGATTAACTCCAAAAAATAATATTGTTGACGTTACTAATTATGTGCTACATGAATTAGGACAGCCTTTACATGCTTTCGATGCAGCTAAAATCAACGGAAAAATTATCGTTAAAACAGCTGAAGAAGGAACAAAATTTGTTACTCTTGATGATGTTGAAAGAACACTTCATAAAGAAGATTTAATGATTTGCGACGAAAAAGGTCCGCTTTGTATTGCGGGTGTTTTTGGTGGAAAAAAATCTGGAGTTTCTGAAGGAACAACAACTATTTTCTTAGAAAGTGCCTATTTTGATCCGGTTAGCATTCGTAAAACAGCAAAAAGACATCAATTAAGTACAGATGCTTCTTTTAGATTTGAAAGAGGAATTGATCCAACTATTACAGAATATGCCTTAAAACGTGCAGCGCTTCTGATTCAGGAAGTTGCAGGCGGAAAAATTACTTCTGATGTTGTTGAAGTTTATCCTAAAAAAGTGGAAGATTTTTCTGTTTTGTTGAATTTCAGCCATGTCTCTAAAATTATCGGGCAAGAAATTTCAAAAGACACGATCAAAAAGATTTTGGTTTCTTTAGATATTAAAGTAAATAGCGTTTCTGACTCTGGTTTAGGCTTAACTATTCCTGCTTACCGCGTTGATGTTCAGCGTGAAATTGATGTAATCGAAGAAATCCTAAGAGTTTACGGTTATAACAACATTAATTTCTCTAAGAAATTTAATGCTACAGTAGCAAATTCTCCGAGAACAGAAGATTATAAAGTTCAAAATACAATTGCTTCTCAATTGAATTCTCAAGGTTTTCACGAAATGATGGCGAATTCATTGACAACAGCTGCTTATGCAAAATTATCGACTTCATTAAAAGAAGAGCATAATGTTTCTATGTTGAATCCGTTGAGTAGTGATTTAGCAACTTTACGCCAGTCTTTATTATTTTCTGGACTTGAAGCTGTTTCATACAACATTAATAGAAGAAATTCGGATTTAAAATTATTTGAATTCGGAAAAACATATCATAAGTATTTGAATGGATACGAAGAACACAAACACCTTTCGTTATTAGTTTCTGGAAACAGAAATAAAGAAAGCTGGACAAGTGCTCAAAAATCGACAGATTTCTTTTTATTGAAAGGATATGTAAAAGCGATTTTATCTCGTTTAGGAATTGAAAAGATTTCTAATGCGCCAGTTCAGTCTGATATTTATTCTGAGGGAACTGCAATTACATACAATAATGATATTTTGGTTGAAATGGGTGTTGTTAAAAAACCTATTTTAAAACATTTCGGCATTAAACAAGATGTTTATTATGCTGATTTCAACTGGGATTTGGTTTTAAAAATCATTACAGGAAAAATTAAATATACGGAGATTCCTAAATATCCTGAAGTTCGTAGAGATTTAGCTTTATTAATTGATGAAAAAACAACTTACGAAAGTATTTTCAACTTGGCTAAACAAACAGAAAAATCACTTTTGAAAGACATTAATTTATTTGATGTTTACCAAGGTGATAAATTGCCAGAAGGAAAAAAATCATACGCATTAAGTTTTACGATTCAAGATAATAGCAAAACATTAACTGATGCTCAAATTGACAAAATCATGTCTAAATTGCAACAGACATTCGAAAGTGAGCTTGGAGCAACTTTGAGATAAGTTTTTTTTAAACCGCAAAGAACGCGAAGGTTTACGCAAAGTTCGCAAAGTTTTTTTTACAAAGCTTTGCGGACTTTGCGCTTATATACAGTTCCTATTGAAAAAACTTGCGCTCTTTGCGGTTAAAATATTTGCTCAAAGTTTTTCAACTTTAAACATGAAACCTGAAACAAAAATTCTAACTAATCAAATACCGATTCCAAATATGATCGCCTAGTTTTTGAATTCCGGTTCCGAGGTTTTCTGTTTCTAGTTTGGCTCTGGAATTATCATCAAAAATCATTTCTAGAAATAATTTTCCGTTTTCTTCGCATATATTCCATTTTCCGTATTCTTTTGAAGACGATTGATTCGGAAGATAAAGCCCACCGCCAGAAACACTTCTAAAAGATTCCCTAATATAAATGGCGCTAAAATCTGGATATAAATAGATTTGATATTTTTCTTCTTCATACCAACCGCCGCCAGAATAATCTCGGTCGCTGTTGGCTTTTTCGAATTTCAAAACTTTATTAGATAAAGAATTGATCATTTGATTTACTAAATAACTCATTTTTTTTAATTGTTAATTATTAATGGTTAATGGTTAATGGTTAATGATTAACTGTAAATGATTGGTTATTGATCATTATTTGGAGTTTTATAATTTATAATTAACCATTTACAATTAACAATTATCTAGAGTATTTCTGATACGCTCTCATAAGCTTTTCATCATACTTATTGGTTTTGTAAGCTGGACCGTTGTATTTTAAGGCGAATGATGCCCAGTTTTTATTTCTTAGAAGTCCAATTAAATTGTTTTTTTCTAAGAATAATCCAAATGCTTTTAAATGTTCACCTTCGTTTTGATTCATTTTTTCTACAAATTCGTCGATCGTTTTATAGCCGATTGAAGTTGCATTAAATCCCATAATTTGAAATAATCCCCATGAAGCTGAACTATTTGCAGCATCAATGAATCTTTTGTCTTGAGCTAAGTTTCTTGCTTTTTCTAAACGAGCATATTCTGCTGTTCCACCGACATAATATTTCTTAGTATATTTTTCGAACAGAATATCTTGCGTGTTCGAATTGATGTATGAATTCGGATTGATATTTCTATTTTCTAATTCTCGCCAGAAAATATGCCCTTCAAACAAAATTTTTGGTCTGCCATCGATCAAAAATCCTTTTCCGTTGCTTTCTACTTCGTTTACAGCTTTCACAACAGCTAATTCTAAATTAAACTGTTTAGAAAAATCCACTAAATCTTGCTCAGAAAGTAACTTATTGTTTGAAGAAAAACCGTTTTTACTTTTTTCTAAAAGTGTTGACCAGGTTTTTAATCCGACAACTCCATCAACAACCAGATTATTTTTAGATTGAAAATCTCTGATTGCTTTATCTGTCGCTGTTCCAAAATAATCTGAAACAATTACATTGTATTTTAATTTAGCCAAAAGTTCATTTAGATAATAAACCTCTGGAGACTTTGCTCCTGCTTTTATTGTTTTCATTATTTTTTATTTATGATTATTATTGATGCTCTTGAGAAGTCAAAAACATCGTTTTTAGTGCCAGTCAGATTATCATTTTTATCGAAATAATTGACTTTATAAGAAATCAAAGTATTATTTACAATGGTGTTTTTGATAATAAAATTGAATAAGATTGGAGTAGAAAATTCAGATTTCAAACGTTCAATCGTAAACTTACTTCCCGTTTCCTGAACCGTTAACTCGATTGTGATTTTATTTGTCGTTGCGTTTTGACTTTTAATCTGAACTTGAATATATCTATTGTAAGATGTTGATTGAGAAACAATCTGAGTAAATTCTGAACTTATATTTTCTATGTTTTCAAAATCAAAAAACACATTTTTCAATTCGCCAGAAACGTTCGGATTTAAAGCTGAAAAATCCAGCAGTTTAATATCGTTACTGATTAGTTGCGGATACGTTTTAAAAAAAGCACTATTTATATAAGTCGAATTTTGATTGTTGACCAATAAAACCGAATTTAGTTTGCAATTTGAAATCGATTGGTTTTCAATCTGAATTTTCTTTGCCGTATTATCGATTACCGCTTCTATAATTTCGCCAATTGTTTTTTCAATATTCAATTCGATTATACTTGAATCTTTAATTTCTTTATGCTGAAAATTAATGTTTGCATATTGCGAAATTGTATTATTTAAGGCATTAATCATGATGCTAGCTTCAGACAAATTTTCTGTAGAAAGATCAAAAAGAAAGTGCTTTCCGTCTGTAGAAATTTCAGATTGCTGTAAAAAATAATTCCCGCTTACATCGTACTCTGCACCAATATCATTTGGAAACATAAACTGCACTTTATCAAAATAATCGGTTGTAGCTCCGTCAAGAAAATTATTCTGCAGAAGCGCAATTTTTAGTTTTGCAAGATCAAATTCTGAAAGATTCGGACCAATTGCAAACTGAAAACTTATTCTCGAAATTTCTTCCGCAGTTCCAGCGTCTTCTTCATAAGCATGAAAAATTGTCGAAATGCAAGGCTTCATCGTGTTTAAATCTTTAGACAAACTATAAACTTTAGGAATCAGTAAAAAGGTATTTGGCTGAACCATAGATTTATAAATAGAAAGCCTACTAAAATTAAAACCTGCCACAAAAATCTGCTTGAACTGAGAAAAATCTTCATTTAAATTAAACGGAATATTTACAAATCCGCCACCAATTGTTTTGTACAAACTTGTGGTAGGATCTGCACCAATCGGATAACTCAACGTTTTATTGATCTTTAAGAGGAAAGTACTTTTTACATATTCTTCTTGAACATTAGTTTTAATGCTGTTTTCTAACTGAATTCCTGATATAATGGTCTTAGGTGCCACTTTTATCTGCAAATCTGCCCTTACCATTAACGGACTATTAATAAGCGTTGATTTGGGCTGTAAAGTGCTTTTAGTAACCGTCAGATCTTTCTTGATGATTTTGTCGCTTCTTAATACAGCAATATCTCTTGCAAACAGAAAGTTTCTTTTTATCTTGGAATAACCTTTAAAATCGAAGAAAAGATCAATATTGCATTTAAGATCGTTTAGGTTTGAAACTAAATTTAGAAATGCAATTTTTACCGCTTCATCAATCAAATCAAACTGAATTTCTTGTGTTGAAGTATTAACAATTCCATTTACTTTTATAAAATCAAGATTTACTTTAAGATTTAAAACTGCTTCTTTTAAGTTTAAGACGATACTTTTTTGATTGCTTTGTAAAGGCTTTTCTTTTATACTATATTTTAAAGTTACTTTTCCAAGAAGTCCTCCTTTATTTCCTGATTTATCTGGAATATTTTCATAATAAAAAACGGTTCCGTTGTTGGGTATAATTTCGACTTGCGGAAAAAACAGTGTTATTTCATTTTTGAAATAATCCTTAAAGTAATCATTTTCATTAATAGCTTTATCTCCTTCAATAAGAGGAAAATAATTTTCGACAAGTGGAAAAACCAAAATAGGTTTTATATCTATAGAATGAATAATTGGATGTTCAATAACTTTAAAGTCATTTACTTTATTCATTGTCACCGCAGTAAATGCTGTACTTGGTTTAGCAGGCTCAAGATTGAACCTGTTTATAGGAACTAATTTGGTTCCTTCGAGCTTAAATGTATTTAAATCTGGCATAACGTTTTGGTTTTATAATTAAGATTTGAAGAAACAAAAGGGACATGACTTCCCTTCTGCTTACTAACTCAAAAAAATTATTCCATAAATGGAGCTCTGATTTTCTCAATATCCGCATTTTGAGCATCAGTTCCTGTTGGAATTTCAAACAAAACATCTCCTTCCTGATAATCTATTTTGATATAATCTGTAGAAATAGAAACCTTTTTAGATTTTTTACCAATTTTTCCGTTGCAAGTATATTTTACTTTGTATTCTGTTGGTTTAATAGTATAATCCAACTCATACCAAGCTCTATACGGAATTGCATCTTCAAAATTATCTACGGTAAACTTGAACTTTTTAGAAGACATTTTATCTACTTTTAAAGTCACTTCTAATGTATCGCAATCATAAAGTTCTTCTGTAGATAATGTGTAGTTTATCATGTTTTGAATTGGTAGCGGAACGAAGATTTTTGTTCCTTCAAATTCAAATTCACGAGTTGTATCTTTTAGCTTGATTCTCTTGTCTTTTTCGTACATTACTTCCTGACGAACTTTAACTTTAGTCGAACCATTATTTTTTACGAAATCAAACACAAAAGCATTTTTTTCTTTCGATTTATCGTTCCAAGTTGCTGGAAAAATAGCGTCGATTTCTTTACCCGATCTGCTCGTATTTTTTACATACGGAGTTCCTTCTGGCGCGATCATTCTACCTGAACTTTTCCAAATTAATTTTCCTTTAGAATCTGGATATCCAACTTCAATAGAAACCTGACTTACGGGACTATCATTAACAATATCGCTGTCTTTGTCTAGTTTAATCAAACCTCCGTTTAAAGACGCAATTACCTGAACCTTAGAAAAGTCTTCGTCTAACTGAATTTCAGTAATATATTTTTTCAGATCGGCTTTTGCTTCAGGACCAGATTTCAGAGTTAAAGGAGTAAGATTTCCACTAATTTTTGAATCTAAAACTTCAATCGCAGAGAATTTAATTTCATCCGTAAATTTTACTTCTCTAATTTGAGTTCCATGTTTTAAGCTCACTCCTACACTTCCGCCTCCGAAAAGAATTCTAAAAAATCCGCCTGGTTTTTCAGGTGTCGAAGCTGGAGTAAATTGTTTTTCTGGCGCATCAAAAATCTGTTTCTGCACCATTTGAAAAGCAAAATCTCTTTGTTTTTGAAAAAGAGCTTCTTCGACTTTTTTTCTTTCATCGTTAGAAAACTGATTATCCGTGATGATTTCGCTGACGATTCCACCCTGAGTTAAGATTTTTTCGTACTCACTTTCCCAATTCACATCTACAAACGACCAGCTAACATTGGCTTTGGCAGAAAAATAAGAATGTACTTTTTTTACATCTACAGTTGTTTTAATTGTTGTAGTTGGCATATAGCCTTTGTACTTGATTTTGTTTTCGATAACCAGATTATTCGATCCAGATTCTAATGCATTTTTGACTAAAGAAGCACTGTTGCGTCCCATAAGTACAGAAAGTGCATTATCGCCCAATCCAAATGTAGTTCCTGCGCCTTCTCCTTGAATATTAAATGTCCACGGATTTGCGCCTCCAAACGGGTTATTTGGCGATTTTTCGCCCACAACATGCATTGTAATCGTGTTTTCTGTTAATTGAATCGGTCTAACATTGGTTTCATTAAAATCTCTGTCAACTCCTTTCAAATAAGAAAATAATCCAAAAAGTTTTGACTGTCTTTGATTATTATAATTCGTGTGAAGCTTTTGTTTTAATTTATCGATTGCTTTTTTCAATAAAGCTTCTGGCAAATCGATTGTACTGGTTAAAGTGGTGTAAGCTCCGGCTTCTTCTTCCAATCCTTCTGCACCAATTACGGTAGACGAATCTCCTTCTGATTTAAAAACCTGCATGGCAAATTTGAATCTTCCGTCGGGATGTTTCGCCAAACGAGGCGCTTTTGGATAATAATAAAACTGCATTGGCAGACCGGCATCTCTCAATAATATATTGTTAGGATCTGGCGAGAAAAGCACTGCATAATCTGCTCCATCTTCTTTCTCTAAAAGAATTTCTACTGTTCCGGCTCCTGCATGAGGATAACCTAGGGCTGTTGGTTGTGACATAATTTTTAATTTTTTAGTTAATTATTGATTAAGGCTTAAATTCTAAAAATCATTTTTGCCTTAAAACTGACGATGTAAAATTCCATTTTTATAAAATATTATGTAACAGCACTTTAACCCATTTTTTAGAATCATTATTACCCAAATAAAAAAGGGGATATTTCCCCTTGCCACAACTTTGGGTTTCAGATAATTTTGTCTTTCAACAGCATACAAAATGTTGTTAACTAAATCCTTAACCATTCAATAATAAATAACTATGAAAAATCCTCCCGCAAAACCAAGTCAGTTAATCACTAAAGAATTTGCCAAACAATTAAATGTGAATTACAACAATAGAAAAGCTTCTCTTACTGCCAAAAAATCGCAAAAAGAAGATGCTAATGCCATTTGGTATTCATTAGAAGAATTAGAAAACTACATTCATTACATAAAAACCAACGGCGCAATAGACGGCTATAATGTAGACGGAATTCGCTTTTATTTTGGAGTTTATCCTGATGATGAAAAACATGGAGAAAAAGCAGGTTTGACAACTTTGTTTTTAGTTCCAACAGGAAAAAAGATAGAACAGAATACTGCTAAAGTTCAAAGCTTTGCATTTGCAAAAGAAGCTTTATCTTCTGACATACAAAGTCTTGAACCAATGAACTACGGAAACATCGGAAGACCACCAAGTTTAATATATTAAAAAACTATGTTTGAATTTTTACGATCTTATATCATTTACTTAGCTTTTTTATCAGGTCTTGTTGGTTTATTTTCGCTTCCAAAACTTCCTGGTAATAAAGCTAAATTTTTAGTACTTTTAATCTGGTTTTCAATATTAATTGAAATTGTAGGCTATTATTTTACCCATTGGACTGGGTTACTGAATTATTATGTATACAATTTCTATATGTTTGCCAGTTTTACCGCCTATATTTTACTTCTACGAGCCTTACTTTCTAAAATTAATAATAAACATTTAGCCATTCTGTTTTTGATTCTATTTGTTGTTTCTTTCTTTTTAAACATTTTATATTTTAAAGAAGACACAAATCGATCCTTTACCTATAGTTTTGCTATCGGCGTATTATTAGTTTTAATATTATCCTGTTTATATTTAGTAGAAATTTTCAATTCGAACAAAATTTTAAATTTTAAAAAGTCAGTGTTTTTTTGGTATGTTTTAGGAATTCTTGTTTTTCATGTTCCTTTTACTCCTTTTATGCTGGCAATCAATTGGTTTTTAATCAAACAAGACGAATCTGTATTTAGTTTGGTATTGTTTATTTTAAATTTTCTGGCACATTGCTGCTTTATAATCGGATTTGTATGGAGCGAAAAGAAATACAATTATTAGTTATTTCATTAGGTATTGTTTTCTTTACCTTAATCGTCACTTTGGTCATTATTTTCTTTTATTTTTTAAAAAAAAGAAACAGCTATTTGGTAGAAAAAATGGAAGCCGACTTGTATTTCCAGTCCGAACTTGTAAAAACTCGAATTGAAATTAAAGATCAGACATTGTCTGAAATCAGTAAAGAATTGCATGACAATATCGGGCAGATTATTTCGGTTGCCATTATGCAGCTTAATATTTCGATTAGTAACAAAAATGTTCAAATAAGTGAATTAAAAGATCTTAAAGCCGTTCTTGCAAAATCATTAGACGAATTGAGAATTCTTTCTCGAATTATAAACAAAGATAATTTACTCCAAAATAACTTCATAGAAGCCATTCAGCAAGATTTAGAACGGATTAAAAAATTAAAGAAAATCAAATACAATTTCCATCAAACCGGGACAATTCCAGCTATAAATGAAGAACATGAATTAATCATTTATCGAATTTTTCAAGAAGCGCTCCACAACAGCTTAAAACATTCTAGAAGTGATTTATTTGATGTTTATATCGAAGCTACCGATTCTGTTTTTAAATTGAAATTAAAAGATTTCGGAATTGGATATGACCTTAAAAAATCAAATTCTGGAATCGGATTAAATAATATGAAATTGAGAGCAAAATTAATCGGTGCCAAATTAATTATAAATTCAGATCAAACAGGAACGATGGTAACTATTGAATATCCATTAACTCAAGGCTATGAAAACTAACTCAAAAAATAAAATTCTGATTGTTGATGATCATTTACTATTTTCTCAATCTCTAGAATTACTAATTAAAAGTTTTGGAGATTATGAAGTAATCGAACGTTTTGAAAACGGAAAAGTTTTTATTGATTATATCGAAGAAAATGCTTCTGCAGAAATTGATCTTATTTTGCTAGATGTAAACATGCCAGTTTTAGACGGATTAAGCACTATGAAATGGCTAAAAGATTGTCGTCCAGATTTGAAAGTAATTGCTTTATCTGTAAATGATGATGAAGATATTATCATAAAAATGATTACCAACGGAGCAAAAGGTTATTTGCTAAAAGATACTTCTCCCGAAATATTTAAAGAAGCAATTGAATGTGTAATTGAAAAGGGTTTTTATTTCACCGAATTAGTTTCTGGAATGTTGATTAATAAAGTCAATAGCAATGATAAAAAAATCAATTTAAAAGAAAAAGAAATTGTTTTCATCAAACATGCCTGTACAGAAATGACTTATAAAGAAATTGCATCAGAAATGTGTTTAAGTCCGAAAACTATCGACGGTTACCGAGAATCTCTTTTTGATAAACTTGAAATAAAAACCCGAATCGGATTAGTGCTTTATGCCATTAAGCATAAAATTGTTTTTGTTTGAATTAATAGGTTAAAGCAGCGAAAACGGGGTAATCATTTATTTTTTCTCTTCCGTTTAGAAAAGTGAGTTCCATTAAGAAATTGCATTGCACAATTTCGCCTCCTAATTTTTCCACCAATTCGCAAACAGCTTTTGCGGTTCCGCCTGTTGCCAAGACATCGTCGTGAATCAAAACACGGTCTCCTTTTTTTATGGCATCTGTATGCATTTCTAAACTATCAAAACCATATTCTAATTCATAAGATGCAGAAATTCTATCAAAAGGAAGCTTTTTTGGCTTACGAACAGGAACAAATCCAGCATTTAATTCTTGAGCAAGCAACATTCCGAAGAAAAAACCACGACTTTCAGCTCCAACAACCTTATCAATTTTTTGATTTTTTAAAGAATCAAGCAAAACTTTTAGACAATTTGTTCTTGCTTCGGGGTTATTTAGTAAAGGAGTGATATCTTTAAATAAAATTCCTTCCTTTGGAAATCCCTGAATATCACGTATATAATTTTCAAACTGCATTTTTTTTTAATTTTATGTTATTTTTCCCTTGTTTATCTCACATTTATGTCTATCTTTGCACCCGCAATAAGCAATCAACAAAGCTACGAAAATTAGCTGGTTGAAACAAAAAAGGCCTCGTGGCGCAACTGAATAGCGCATCTGATTACGGCTCAGAAGGTTACTGGTTTGAATCCAGTCGAGGTCACAACAAGCCAAATGGCGTCAATTGAAGACAATAGACGCCAATTTTTTTTATAATCTCACTTTATTTTTATTAGTTTAAAGATCCGGGCTACTCAGCAGCCAATTGATATTTGTTTAATTGAAGATTATTATTCTCCATTTTTTACTTTTTTAGAAAGTTATTTATAAATACAAATTTCGGTATGATGCCCCATGTATTGTTTTATTTATTGATTTGTGAGATTTACTGTTTTACTTTTTCCATTTTAAACGCAAGCTGTTACTTACCACACTTATACTGCTGAATGCCATTGCAGCGCCTGCAATCATAGGGTTAAGCAAAAAGCCGGTTATCGGATAGAGAATGCCCGCTGCAATGGGAATACCAATCAGATTATAGACAAATGCCCAAAACAGATTTTGTTTTATGGTAGCTACTGTCTGTTTGGATAATCTTATTGCCTGTGGAATTTTGGTAAGATCCGATGATATAATGGTCATCTTGGCTACATCCATTGCAATATCACTTCCTTTTCCCATTGCTATACTAACATCGGCAGTTGCAAGGGCGGTACTGTCATTGATTCCATCGCCCACCATTGCAACGATTTTTCCTTGTTGCTGGAGTTCTTTTATAAAAGCGGCTTTATGCTGGGGCAGCACCTCTGCCTTATAATGTCTGATACCTGTTTGCTCAGCAATGGCTTTCGCAGTGGCTTCATTATCTCCGGTAAGCATATAAAGGTCAATGCCCATAGCCTGCATTTCCTGGATAGCCTGTGCTGATTTTTCTTTTATATTGTCAGATATTGCAATTACAGCAAGAGCTTGTCTGCTGTTTAAAAACCAAATAACAGTTTTGGACTGGCTGCCCCATTGTTCGGCCTGGATTTGTAATTGGTCATCAATAATGATATTGTTTTCTGCCAATAACTTTTTATTGCCCACATAATAGGTGTCATTGTCATGGCCGGCTTTTGCACCTTTACCGGTTATACTTTCAAAACCGGACAATGCGGGTGTCGGTATGCCGTCAAAATGTTTCACTACGGCTTCTGCCAATGGGTGCTCCGATTGTTTTTCAATGCTCAATAAAACATTGCTGGCTGCATCATCATTGTTCAGCCATTTGAAACCCGTAACCTCTGGCCGCCCCTCAGTAATGGTTCCGGTTTTGTCTAAAACAATAGCGTCAACTTTCTTTGCCAGTTCAAGGCTTTCAGCATCTTTAATCAGGATGCCATTCTCAGCACCTTTACCAACACCTACCATAATAGCGGTTGGTGTTGCTAAACCCAAGGCACAGGGACAGGCGATAACCAATACCGTAACGGCTGCGAGCAATCCATGTACCACTCCGTTATCGCCATCCAAAACAAACCACAACATAAATGTCAGGATGGCAATTCCTATCACAACAGGAACAAATATACCGGCAATCTTATCTACCAATTTCTGTACAGGTGCTTTGCTTCCCTGCGCATCCTGTACGGTTTTGATAATTTGGGCAAGCATCGTTTCTTTTCCTACTTTAACGGCCTTAAATTGAAAGCTCCCTTTTTGGTTAATCGTTCCTGCAAATACTTTTTCACTTCCTTTTTTTAGTACTGGTATCGGCTCGCCGCTAAGCATACTCTCATCAACATAGGAACTCCCTGAGGTTACTATACCATCCACTGCAATTTTTTCGCCCGGCTTTACAAGAATAACGTCACCTGTAGCTACCTCTTCAATAGCAGTCTGTTTTTGGGTTCCGTCCGGTAGTATCACGATGACGGTTTTGGACTGTAGGCCCATCAGCTTTTTAATTGCTGAAGAGGTATTCCCTTTGGCTTTTTCTTCCAGTAATTTTCCCAGCAGAATGAATGCAATAATAACAGACGCCGCTTCAAAATAAACATGGGCGTGTAATCCGCGCCTGTGCCAAAATTCAGGCAGCAACATATTGAATACACTGAACAGATATGCAATGCCTGTACTGAGTGCCACCAGTGTATCCATATTGGCTGAACGGTGTATAGCTTGTTTCCATGCATTGATGAAAAAATCTTTGCCTAACCATAAGACAACAGGTGTAGAAAACAGCCACATTATAGGGTCTGCGTAGGGCATATTCATAAAGAACATCCCAATAACAACCACAGGAAAAGACAAGATAGTTGCCCAAATGGTATTGATTTTTAGATTCTGGAATTTTTGAGCATGGATTACTTCTAAAGTTTCCTGTTGTTTGGTTTCATCCTCAATCAATAAATCGTAACCGATAGATTGTACCGCTTTTTGCAGTTTGGCCGCATCGGTCATATTGGGCAGGTATTCAACGGTAAGATTACCCGTTGCAAAATTTACAGCAGCGCTTACCACTCCTGGCTCGTATGTAACAATGCTCTCAGCACTGCCCGCGCAAGAGGCGCACGTCATGCCCAATACTGGAAACGTGTTTTTTACGGTCGAAACGCCATACCCCAAGTCCTTGATTGCTTTGATCGCTTCCGCTACCGCTTGTGTGTTGTCAACCGTGATAACAGCCC from Flavobacterium sp. YJ01 carries:
- a CDS encoding response regulator transcription factor; translated protein: MKTNSKNKILIVDDHLLFSQSLELLIKSFGDYEVIERFENGKVFIDYIEENASAEIDLILLDVNMPVLDGLSTMKWLKDCRPDLKVIALSVNDDEDIIIKMITNGAKGYLLKDTSPEIFKEAIECVIEKGFYFTELVSGMLINKVNSNDKKINLKEKEIVFIKHACTEMTYKEIASEMCLSPKTIDGYRESLFDKLEIKTRIGLVLYAIKHKIVFV
- a CDS encoding adenine phosphoribosyltransferase — its product is MQFENYIRDIQGFPKEGILFKDITPLLNNPEARTNCLKVLLDSLKNQKIDKVVGAESRGFFFGMLLAQELNAGFVPVRKPKKLPFDRISASYELEYGFDSLEMHTDAIKKGDRVLIHDDVLATGGTAKAVCELVEKLGGEIVQCNFLMELTFLNGREKINDYPVFAALTY
- the pheT gene encoding phenylalanine--tRNA ligase subunit beta encodes the protein MKISYNWLKQFIKTDWTSEQTSELLTDLGLEVEVVEKYQSIKGGLEGVVVGHVITCEKHPDADRLKVTTVNIGLEAPVQIVCGAANVAAGQKVPVATIGTILYDKDGAEFTIKKGKIRGQESHGMICAEDELGLGTSHDGIMVLAEDLVPGTPASEVFQIANDEVFEIGLTPNRADAMSHFGTARDLRAGMLQRGVNIELITPSVSNFRVDMRTLKIDVNVEDNHLAPRYCGVTISGISVHESPNWLKDRLKAIGLTPKNNIVDVTNYVLHELGQPLHAFDAAKINGKIIVKTAEEGTKFVTLDDVERTLHKEDLMICDEKGPLCIAGVFGGKKSGVSEGTTTIFLESAYFDPVSIRKTAKRHQLSTDASFRFERGIDPTITEYALKRAALLIQEVAGGKITSDVVEVYPKKVEDFSVLLNFSHVSKIIGQEISKDTIKKILVSLDIKVNSVSDSGLGLTIPAYRVDVQREIDVIEEILRVYGYNNINFSKKFNATVANSPRTEDYKVQNTIASQLNSQGFHEMMANSLTTAAYAKLSTSLKEEHNVSMLNPLSSDLATLRQSLLFSGLEAVSYNINRRNSDLKLFEFGKTYHKYLNGYEEHKHLSLLVSGNRNKESWTSAQKSTDFFLLKGYVKAILSRLGIEKISNAPVQSDIYSEGTAITYNNDILVEMGVVKKPILKHFGIKQDVYYADFNWDLVLKIITGKIKYTEIPKYPEVRRDLALLIDEKTTYESIFNLAKQTEKSLLKDINLFDVYQGDKLPEGKKSYALSFTIQDNSKTLTDAQIDKIMSKLQQTFESELGATLR
- a CDS encoding N-acetylmuramidase family protein, translated to MKTIKAGAKSPEVYYLNELLAKLKYNVIVSDYFGTATDKAIRDFQSKNNLVVDGVVGLKTWSTLLEKSKNGFSSNNKLLSEQDLVDFSKQFNLELAVVKAVNEVESNGKGFLIDGRPKILFEGHIFWRELENRNINPNSYINSNTQDILFEKYTKKYYVGGTAEYARLEKARNLAQDKRFIDAANSSASWGLFQIMGFNATSIGYKTIDEFVEKMNQNEGEHLKAFGLFLEKNNLIGLLRNKNWASFALKYNGPAYKTNKYDEKLMRAYQKYSR
- a CDS encoding ATP-binding protein, translated to MERKEIQLLVISLGIVFFTLIVTLVIIFFYFLKKRNSYLVEKMEADLYFQSELVKTRIEIKDQTLSEISKELHDNIGQIISVAIMQLNISISNKNVQISELKDLKAVLAKSLDELRILSRIINKDNLLQNNFIEAIQQDLERIKKLKKIKYNFHQTGTIPAINEEHELIIYRIFQEALHNSLKHSRSDLFDVYIEATDSVFKLKLKDFGIGYDLKKSNSGIGLNNMKLRAKLIGAKLIINSDQTGTMVTIEYPLTQGYEN